Proteins encoded by one window of Bactrocera oleae isolate idBacOlea1 chromosome 4, idBacOlea1, whole genome shotgun sequence:
- the LOC106614780 gene encoding ubiquitin-conjugating enzyme E2 W isoform X2, translated as MSSMSPSERRLHKELMSLIKEPPPGVTVDTDSIGQNLSEWKINIAGFEGTLYEGENFQLLFKFNNKYPFDSPEVTFIGNNIPVHPHVYSNGHICLSILTEDWSPALSVQSVCLSIASMLSSCREKKRPPDNTLYVKTCNKNPKKTKWWYHDDSV; from the exons AGAAGATTACACAAAGAGTTGATGTCGCTGATAAAGGAACCGCCACCAGGTGTTACCGTCGATACCGATAGTATAGGACAAAACTTATCAGA atggaaaataaatattgccgGTTTCGAGGGCACTCTGTATGAGGGTGAAAACTTTCAGCTGCTCTTCAAATTCAACAATAAATATCCCTTCGATTCGCCAGAG GTGACGTTTATTGGCAACAATATACCTGTGCATCCGCACGTCTACTCTAATGGACATATCTGCCTTTCCATATTGACAGAAGATTGGTCGCCAGCGCTATCTGTACAATCTGTCTGTCTGAGCATAGCATCGATGCTTAGTAGTTGCCGTGAAAAGAAGCGTCCACCAGATAACACGTTATACGTAAAAACCTGCAATAAGAATCCGAAAAAGACCAAATGGTGGTATCATG ACGATTCTGTCTAG
- the LOC106614780 gene encoding ubiquitin-conjugating enzyme E2 W isoform X1, whose product MLKIFKSKKDKLPKSEIITCEPQVTKEPRTKCGKPLVLDNTRWERRLHKELMSLIKEPPPGVTVDTDSIGQNLSEWKINIAGFEGTLYEGENFQLLFKFNNKYPFDSPEVTFIGNNIPVHPHVYSNGHICLSILTEDWSPALSVQSVCLSIASMLSSCREKKRPPDNTLYVKTCNKNPKKTKWWYHDDSV is encoded by the exons atgttgaaaatattcaAGAGCAAGAAAGACAAGTTGCCAAAATCGGAAATCATCACTTGTGAACCGCAGGTGACCAAAGAGCCGCGCACGAAATGCGGCAAACCGCTGGTGTTGGACAACACACGATGGGAG AGAAGATTACACAAAGAGTTGATGTCGCTGATAAAGGAACCGCCACCAGGTGTTACCGTCGATACCGATAGTATAGGACAAAACTTATCAGA atggaaaataaatattgccgGTTTCGAGGGCACTCTGTATGAGGGTGAAAACTTTCAGCTGCTCTTCAAATTCAACAATAAATATCCCTTCGATTCGCCAGAG GTGACGTTTATTGGCAACAATATACCTGTGCATCCGCACGTCTACTCTAATGGACATATCTGCCTTTCCATATTGACAGAAGATTGGTCGCCAGCGCTATCTGTACAATCTGTCTGTCTGAGCATAGCATCGATGCTTAGTAGTTGCCGTGAAAAGAAGCGTCCACCAGATAACACGTTATACGTAAAAACCTGCAATAAGAATCCGAAAAAGACCAAATGGTGGTATCATG ACGATTCTGTCTAG